The Bacillus carboniphilus genome contains a region encoding:
- the rho gene encoding transcription termination factor Rho, with the protein MSKVSIATLENLKLKELYELAKEYRISYYSKLSKKELIFSILKANAEKEDLLFMEGVLEIIQSEGFGFLRPINYSPSSEDIYISASQIRRFDLRNGDKVSGKVRPPKENERYYGLLHVEAVNGDDPESAKERVHFPGLTPLYPDRQMFLETETRKMSTRLMDLISPVGFGQRGLIVAPPKAGKTMLLKEIANSITTNHPETELIVLLIDERPEEVTDIERSVKGDVVSSTFDEVPENHIKVAELVLERAMRLVEHKRDVVILMDSITRLARAYNLVIPPSGRTLSGGIDPAAFHRPKRFFGAARNIEEGGSLTILATALVDTGSRMDDVIYEEFKGTGNMELHLDRTLAEKRIFPAIDVRRSGTRKEELLIQKDHLESLWAIRKSMVDSPDFVDRFVRKLKQTKTNEEFFHLILEERKRNGQGVKRV; encoded by the coding sequence ATGAGTAAGGTATCCATTGCTACTCTTGAAAACTTAAAGTTAAAAGAGCTTTATGAGTTAGCAAAAGAGTATAGAATTTCTTATTACAGTAAATTATCAAAAAAAGAATTAATCTTTTCTATTTTAAAAGCAAACGCAGAAAAAGAGGACCTTTTATTTATGGAAGGTGTTCTTGAAATCATCCAGTCAGAAGGGTTTGGTTTCTTAAGACCGATTAACTATTCTCCTAGTTCAGAGGATATTTATATTTCTGCGTCACAAATTCGTCGTTTTGATCTAAGAAACGGAGATAAAGTATCTGGAAAGGTTCGTCCACCAAAAGAAAATGAACGTTATTATGGGCTGTTACATGTAGAAGCTGTAAATGGAGATGATCCAGAATCAGCGAAGGAACGAGTCCACTTTCCTGGATTAACTCCCTTATATCCTGATCGACAAATGTTTTTAGAAACGGAAACGAGAAAAATGTCGACAAGATTAATGGATTTAATTTCACCTGTTGGCTTTGGACAACGTGGATTAATCGTTGCTCCTCCTAAGGCAGGGAAAACGATGCTTTTAAAAGAAATTGCCAACAGTATTACAACTAATCACCCTGAAACAGAATTAATCGTTTTGCTTATTGATGAACGTCCTGAGGAAGTAACAGATATTGAGCGTTCGGTTAAAGGTGATGTGGTTAGTTCTACCTTTGATGAAGTCCCTGAAAACCATATTAAAGTTGCAGAGCTTGTATTAGAGAGAGCCATGCGCCTTGTTGAGCATAAGCGGGATGTTGTTATTTTGATGGACAGCATTACTCGTTTAGCCCGTGCTTATAACTTAGTCATTCCTCCAAGTGGAAGAACACTATCAGGAGGGATTGATCCTGCTGCCTTCCACCGTCCAAAACGGTTCTTTGGAGCAGCTCGTAACATCGAAGAAGGTGGAAGCTTGACGATTTTAGCAACGGCTTTAGTCGATACGGGATCTCGTATGGATGATGTTATTTATGAGGAGTTTAAAGGAACGGGTAATATGGAACTTCATTTAGATCGTACACTTGCCGAAAAACGTATTTTCCCAGCGATTGATGTGAGAAGATCCGGAACGCGTAAGGAAGAGTTACTCATTCAAAAAGATCACCTTGAATCTTTATGGGCAATTAGAAAGTCAATGGTGGATTCACCTGATTTTGTCGATCGATTTGTGAGGAAACTTAAACAAACAAAAACGAATGAAGAGTTTTTCCATTTAATATTAGAAGAAAGAAAGCGTAATGGACAAGGTGTCAAGCGCGTTTAA
- the rpmE gene encoding 50S ribosomal protein L31 codes for MKTGIHPAYSKTMVKCSCGNEFETGSVKEEVRVEVCSECHPFYTGRQKFADAGGRVDKFNKKYGLKERR; via the coding sequence ATGAAAACTGGAATTCATCCGGCTTACTCAAAAACAATGGTTAAGTGTTCTTGCGGAAATGAATTTGAAACGGGCTCTGTAAAAGAGGAAGTACGTGTAGAGGTTTGTTCTGAATGTCACCCATTCTACACTGGCCGTCAAAAATTCGCAGACGCAGGCGGACGTGTTGATAAATTTAATAAAAAATACGGTCTTAAAGAAAGAAGATAA
- a CDS encoding UDP-N-acetylglucosamine 1-carboxyvinyltransferase: MEKLKIAGGNSLKGSVKVAGAKNSAVALIPATILAESTVTIEGLPNISDVHILKELLEEIGGDVTLHENDIHVDPSKMISMPLPNGKVKKLRASYYLMGAMLGRFKKAVIGLPGGCHLGPRPIDQHIKGFEALGASVTNEQGAIYLRADELRGARIYLDVVSVGATINIMLAAVLAKGKTVIENAAKEPEIIDVATLLTSMGAKIKGAGTDVIRIEGVERLSGCRHSIIPDRIEAGTYMVIGAAVANELIVDNVIPLHMESLIAKLREMGVHVETSDDQIYILGNQPYLKPVDVKTLVYPGFPTDLQQPITTLLTKAKGTSVVTDTIYSARFKHVDELRRMGADIKVEGRSSIITGTTKLQGAKVKASDLRAGASLVCAGLLANGVTEITGLEHINRGYSHLEEKLSNLGAKIWRETLTDKEIEQLQNS; this comes from the coding sequence ATGGAAAAGCTTAAAATTGCTGGAGGAAATTCGTTAAAGGGTTCAGTAAAAGTGGCGGGAGCAAAAAATAGTGCAGTAGCATTAATACCGGCAACGATATTGGCAGAATCAACAGTTACAATTGAAGGTTTACCGAATATATCAGATGTTCACATCTTAAAAGAATTGCTAGAAGAAATAGGCGGAGATGTTACCCTTCATGAAAATGATATTCATGTGGATCCTTCAAAAATGATTTCAATGCCCCTTCCTAACGGTAAAGTGAAAAAGTTACGAGCTTCCTATTATTTGATGGGGGCTATGTTAGGGAGATTTAAAAAGGCTGTTATTGGGCTACCTGGAGGATGTCATCTAGGTCCTCGTCCTATTGATCAGCATATTAAAGGCTTTGAGGCCTTAGGAGCATCTGTTACGAATGAACAAGGAGCGATTTACTTACGGGCAGATGAGCTAAGAGGTGCTCGAATTTATTTAGATGTCGTCAGTGTTGGTGCAACCATTAATATTATGCTTGCAGCTGTCTTGGCTAAAGGAAAAACGGTAATAGAGAATGCAGCCAAAGAGCCAGAAATCATTGATGTTGCGACGTTATTAACGAGTATGGGTGCGAAAATAAAAGGTGCAGGAACAGATGTTATTCGAATTGAAGGTGTAGAAAGGCTTTCTGGGTGTCGCCATTCGATTATACCTGATCGAATAGAAGCTGGGACTTATATGGTAATTGGTGCAGCTGTAGCTAACGAATTAATTGTTGACAATGTCATTCCTTTACATATGGAGTCATTAATAGCAAAGCTTCGCGAAATGGGAGTTCATGTAGAGACAAGTGATGACCAAATCTATATTTTAGGGAACCAACCCTATTTGAAACCTGTAGATGTAAAAACACTTGTGTATCCAGGTTTTCCTACTGATTTACAACAACCGATTACAACCCTTTTAACGAAAGCTAAGGGAACGTCTGTTGTAACAGATACCATTTATTCTGCTAGGTTCAAGCATGTTGATGAATTACGTAGAATGGGTGCAGATATTAAGGTTGAGGGTCGTTCTTCTATTATTACAGGGACGACGAAGCTACAAGGAGCTAAAGTTAAAGCAAGTGATTTAAGAGCTGGAGCTTCACTAGTGTGTGCAGGACTACTAGCAAATGGTGTGACTGAAATAACAGGATTAGAGCATATCAATAGAGGATATAGTCATCTTGAAGAGAAGCTATCGAACTTAGGGGCGAAAATTTGGCGCGAAACGCTAACAGATAAAGAGATTGAACAGCTGCAAAATTCTTAA
- the fsa gene encoding fructose-6-phosphate aldolase — MKFFIDTANINEIKDAELLGLLAGVTTNPSLVAKEKDVSFHDRLREITQVVKGSVSAEVISLEAEGMISEGKELAEIAPNITVKVPMTLEGLKAVKVFKELGIKTNVTLIFSANQALLAARAGATYVSPFLGRLDDIGHNGLDLISEIAEIFNVHGIESEIIAASIRHPQHVTEAAMRGAHIATIPYNVLVQLCKHPLTDQGIEKFLADWKTRS; from the coding sequence ATGAAGTTTTTTATTGACACAGCTAATATTAATGAAATTAAAGATGCGGAGTTATTAGGGTTATTAGCAGGAGTTACAACAAATCCTAGTTTAGTAGCAAAAGAAAAAGATGTATCTTTTCATGATCGCCTTCGCGAAATTACACAAGTAGTAAAGGGGTCTGTTAGTGCTGAGGTTATTTCTTTAGAAGCAGAAGGAATGATTTCTGAAGGAAAAGAGTTAGCTGAGATTGCACCAAATATCACGGTCAAGGTTCCAATGACTCTTGAGGGATTAAAAGCAGTGAAAGTTTTTAAAGAATTAGGGATTAAAACGAACGTTACGTTAATTTTTAGTGCTAATCAAGCATTGCTTGCAGCTAGAGCTGGAGCTACATACGTGTCACCTTTCTTAGGTAGATTAGATGATATTGGACATAATGGATTAGATTTGATTTCGGAAATTGCTGAAATCTTCAATGTTCATGGGATAGAATCAGAAATCATTGCTGCATCGATTCGTCACCCGCAGCATGTAACAGAAGCAGCTATGAGAGGAGCTCACATTGCAACAATTCCTTATAATGTTCTTGTTCAGCTTTGTAAGCATCCTTTAACTGATCAAGGAATTGAAAAATTCTTGGCTGATTGGAAGACGCGCAGCTAG
- a CDS encoding thymidine kinase, protein MAQLFFKYGAMNSGKSIEILKVAHNYEEQNKPVLIFTSAVDTRDEVGYVSSRIGLRRKALCIFDKTNIYDMVKKYDPKPYCVLVDEVQFLKKDHVLQLAEIVDKLKIPVMGFGLKNDFQNELFEGSKYMLIYADKIEEMKTICWFCQKKATMNLRVDGQGKPVYTGDQIQIGGNDSYYPVCRKCHDSPSL, encoded by the coding sequence ATGGCGCAACTGTTTTTTAAATATGGAGCGATGAATAGCGGGAAGTCGATTGAAATATTAAAGGTGGCTCACAACTACGAAGAGCAAAACAAGCCCGTATTAATATTCACTTCTGCTGTAGATACAAGAGATGAGGTCGGGTACGTCTCGAGTAGAATTGGTTTGAGAAGAAAGGCTCTTTGTATATTTGATAAAACGAACATCTACGATATGGTGAAAAAATACGATCCTAAACCTTATTGTGTATTGGTCGATGAGGTCCAATTTTTAAAAAAAGACCACGTATTACAATTAGCTGAAATTGTCGATAAATTAAAGATTCCAGTGATGGGGTTCGGACTTAAAAACGATTTTCAAAATGAATTATTTGAAGGTAGCAAGTACATGTTGATTTATGCAGATAAAATCGAGGAAATGAAAACCATTTGCTGGTTTTGTCAGAAGAAAGCAACCATGAATCTAAGGGTAGATGGGCAAGGAAAGCCTGTTTATACTGGCGATCAAATTCAAATTGGCGGTAACGATTCGTATTATCCTGTTTGTCGAAAATGCCACGATAGCCCTTCTTTATAA
- a CDS encoding class II fructose-bisphosphate aldolase: MPLVSMKEMLITAKEKGYAVGQFNLNNLEFTQAILQAAQEENSPVILGVSEGAGRYMGGFKTIVALVKALMEDYNITVPVAIHLDHGSSFESCAKAIHAGFTSVMIDASHHPFEENIATTSKVVELAHFHGVSVEAELGTVGGQEDDVIADGVIYADPQECKELGERTGIDCLAPALGSVHGPYKGEPNLGFVEMQEIGETTGLPLVLHGGTGIPTKDIQKAVSYGTAKINVNTENQIASAKRVREVLAADSEMYDPRKYLGPAREAIKETVIGKMREFGSSGKA, translated from the coding sequence ATGCCTTTAGTATCAATGAAAGAAATGCTTATCACTGCAAAAGAAAAGGGTTATGCTGTTGGTCAGTTTAACCTAAACAACCTTGAGTTCACTCAAGCGATCCTTCAAGCTGCTCAAGAAGAGAATTCCCCTGTTATCTTAGGAGTTTCTGAAGGTGCTGGCCGCTACATGGGTGGCTTCAAAACGATTGTGGCATTGGTGAAAGCACTAATGGAAGACTACAATATAACTGTTCCAGTTGCTATTCATTTAGACCACGGTTCAAGCTTTGAGTCTTGTGCAAAGGCTATTCATGCAGGATTTACTTCTGTTATGATTGACGCTTCTCATCATCCATTCGAAGAGAACATTGCTACTACTTCTAAAGTAGTTGAGCTTGCTCATTTCCATGGTGTTTCAGTTGAAGCTGAGCTTGGTACTGTTGGTGGACAAGAAGATGATGTCATTGCTGATGGTGTTATTTATGCTGATCCACAAGAATGTAAAGAGCTTGGAGAACGTACAGGAATTGACTGTTTAGCTCCAGCTCTAGGGTCTGTTCATGGTCCATATAAAGGTGAACCAAATCTTGGATTTGTAGAAATGCAAGAAATTGGTGAAACGACTGGCTTGCCTCTTGTATTACATGGTGGTACTGGAATTCCAACAAAAGATATTCAAAAAGCTGTTTCTTACGGTACAGCGAAAATTAATGTTAACACTGAAAATCAAATTGCTTCTGCTAAACGAGTTCGTGAAGTGTTAGCTGCTGATTCTGAAATGTACGATCCACGTAAATATTTAGGACCTGCAAGAGAAGCAATTAAAGAAACAGTAATCGGTAAAATGAGAGAGTTCGGATCTTCAGGTAAAGCTTAA